The following proteins are co-located in the Flectobacillus major DSM 103 genome:
- a CDS encoding sodium:solute symporter: MNNIDWLVLVLTLGGIVGFGMWKGRASKQNIEGFLLADRQLPWYHVTLSVMATQASAITFLSAPGQAYTDGMRFVQFYFGLPLAMIVLSVTFIPMFKKLNVYTAYEFLENRFDLKTRVLTSLLFLIPRALSTGVTIAAPSIILSTILGWDLYWTNIMTGSVVTVYCMYGGSKTISYTQMQQMFVVLIGMFLAGYMVVHLLPEQIGFVDTLKVAGKMGKLNVIDWKFDLNNRYNVWSGLIGGFFLQLSYFGTDQSQVGRYLSGESVGESRLGLLMNGMLKIPMQFLILLVGALVFVFYQFHQPPLFFNKTELAKVENTTQYQNITAKHQQVFEQKKIAVNQLFDALKQDNTAQIELSKTQVLAADKASSELRTEVKDLIKQKSPKADINDTNYIFLSFVTKYLPVGMVGLLIAVILLASMGSMASAFSSLTSCTIIDVYKRLIHPEDTDQHYLNVSRLVTLGWGIFCIIVAQFTANIGSLIEAVNILGSWFYGTILGVFLVAFYFKNIKGGSIFWAALVAECIVIYTWWIDLTAFLWLNLIGCVLVIIFASLFNLFHKKSKVA, translated from the coding sequence ATGAATAATATAGATTGGCTTGTGCTTGTACTCACGCTTGGCGGAATCGTGGGCTTTGGCATGTGGAAAGGGCGTGCGTCTAAACAAAATATTGAAGGCTTTTTACTAGCCGATAGGCAGCTACCTTGGTATCATGTAACCTTATCGGTAATGGCTACTCAGGCAAGTGCAATTACCTTTTTGTCGGCTCCTGGGCAAGCCTACACCGATGGTATGCGTTTTGTACAGTTTTATTTTGGCTTGCCTCTGGCCATGATTGTATTGTCGGTTACGTTTATTCCGATGTTCAAAAAATTGAATGTCTATACTGCTTACGAATTTCTTGAAAATCGTTTTGACCTCAAAACACGCGTTCTTACGTCGTTGTTATTTCTGATTCCTCGTGCCTTATCTACAGGTGTTACTATTGCTGCACCATCTATTATTTTGTCTACGATTTTGGGCTGGGATTTGTACTGGACCAATATTATGACGGGTTCGGTAGTAACGGTATATTGTATGTATGGGGGTTCAAAAACGATTTCTTATACCCAAATGCAACAAATGTTTGTGGTACTAATAGGTATGTTTTTGGCGGGTTATATGGTTGTACACTTACTTCCCGAACAAATAGGCTTTGTAGATACGCTCAAGGTAGCAGGCAAAATGGGCAAGCTCAATGTTATTGACTGGAAATTTGACCTCAATAACCGATACAACGTTTGGTCGGGGCTGATTGGTGGGTTCTTCTTACAACTTTCGTATTTTGGTACAGACCAATCGCAGGTAGGACGTTATCTTTCGGGCGAGTCGGTAGGTGAAAGCCGCCTTGGGCTACTAATGAATGGGATGCTCAAAATACCTATGCAATTTTTGATTTTACTTGTGGGGGCTTTGGTATTTGTTTTTTACCAGTTTCATCAACCTCCTTTATTTTTCAATAAAACAGAACTTGCCAAGGTAGAAAATACTACACAATACCAAAATATTACGGCTAAGCATCAGCAGGTTTTTGAGCAAAAAAAAATAGCTGTAAATCAATTGTTTGATGCCCTAAAACAAGATAATACTGCACAAATTGAATTAAGTAAAACCCAAGTATTGGCCGCTGACAAAGCCAGTAGCGAGCTGAGAACTGAAGTCAAAGACTTGATTAAGCAAAAAAGCCCTAAAGCTGACATAAACGATACTAATTATATCTTTTTGTCTTTTGTTACCAAATACTTGCCTGTTGGTATGGTGGGGTTGCTTATCGCTGTAATTCTATTGGCTTCTATGGGTTCTATGGCCTCTGCTTTTAGTTCGCTTACGTCTTGTACTATTATTGATGTTTATAAACGCTTGATTCATCCAGAAGACACCGACCAGCACTATTTAAACGTATCTCGGCTGGTTACATTGGGCTGGGGGATTTTTTGTATTATTGTCGCTCAATTCACGGCTAATATTGGTAGTTTGATAGAGGCAGTCAATATCTTAGGCTCTTGGTTTTATGGTACTATTCTAGGAGTATTTTTGGTGGCATTTTACTTCAAAAATATCAAAGGTGGTTCTATTTTTTGGGCAGCTCTTGTAGCCGAATGTATCGTAATTTATACATGGTGGATCGACCTCACTGCTTTTTTGTGGCTCAATCTTATTGGTTGTGTTTTGGTGATTATTTTTGCTTCGTTGTTCAACCTTTTCCACAAAAAATCTAAAGTGGCTTAA
- a CDS encoding SDR family NAD(P)-dependent oxidoreductase, with protein MNANQIFNLENKVALITGASKGIGEAIARHLAACGAKVVINSRKQEDLDQVAESIVASGGQCIGLAANAGDTQGCKELIEKAVAHFGGIDILVNNAATNPVYGPVLNSEEWAFDKIMNINVKAPFEISKLVHPIMKQRGGGSIINISSIAGITPDPGLGLYSVSKAALNMLTKVTAKEWGVDGIRVNAICPGLIKTKFSETLWQNEQILNHFVKKLPIARMGTVDEIAGLALFLASDAAGYCTGGIYSADGGTTI; from the coding sequence ATGAATGCCAACCAAATATTTAACTTAGAAAATAAAGTAGCCCTAATCACTGGGGCTAGCAAAGGAATAGGAGAGGCGATTGCTCGGCATTTGGCTGCATGTGGGGCAAAGGTGGTCATTAATTCTCGTAAACAAGAGGATTTAGACCAAGTAGCCGAAAGTATTGTAGCCTCAGGAGGGCAGTGTATTGGCTTGGCTGCCAATGCAGGTGATACCCAAGGATGTAAAGAGTTGATAGAAAAAGCGGTTGCTCATTTTGGTGGTATCGATATTTTGGTAAATAATGCTGCCACAAACCCTGTTTATGGCCCCGTTTTAAATAGTGAAGAATGGGCATTCGACAAAATTATGAATATCAATGTTAAAGCTCCTTTTGAAATTAGTAAACTGGTACATCCTATTATGAAACAACGTGGCGGAGGCTCTATTATTAACATTAGTTCTATTGCAGGTATAACACCCGACCCAGGATTAGGGTTATATTCAGTATCGAAGGCGGCTTTGAATATGCTAACCAAGGTTACTGCCAAAGAATGGGGAGTTGACGGCATACGGGTCAACGCTATTTGTCCGGGACTTATCAAAACCAAGTTTTCGGAGACTTTATGGCAAAATGAACAAATATTGAATCATTTTGTAAAAAAACTACCCATCGCCCGCATGGGAACAGTCGATGAAATAGCTGGGTTGGCTTTGTTTTTGGCCTCGGATGCTGCTGGATATTGTACAGGTGGTATTTACTCGGCCGATGGCGGTACTACTATTTAA
- a CDS encoding sialidase family protein, producing the protein MKSFIRLGVTTIGLLVGTSLLAVSQTATLPQGITLSENIFPTTTFPECHASSIVATPKGLVATWFAGTEEKHPDVSIYVSQQIKGQWTKPVEVANGIQSEKLRYPCWNPVLFQIPKGDLLLFYKVGPDPINWWGMLKRSKDGGKTWSKPEKLPDGILGPIKNKPVLLADGTILCPTSTEQDGWKVYFEYSKDQGRTWQKTDFINDGKEWIAIQPSVLFHKDGRLQILCRSQNNAVLKAYSSDNGQHWTALSKTSLPNPNSGTDAVTLKDGSHIIIYNHTIRYEGKWGGPRSPINVAISPDGEKWYALATLETEPGEFSYPAVIQTNDGLVHITYTWKRKTVKHLVLDLKKINKKEIINGNWPSGV; encoded by the coding sequence ATGAAATCATTCATTCGTTTAGGAGTCACAACTATTGGGCTTCTTGTAGGCACAAGCCTGTTGGCTGTAAGCCAAACAGCTACCTTACCTCAAGGGATTACTTTGTCAGAAAACATTTTTCCAACTACTACTTTTCCCGAATGCCACGCTTCAAGTATTGTAGCAACCCCCAAGGGTTTAGTAGCAACATGGTTTGCAGGTACAGAAGAAAAACACCCCGATGTGTCGATTTATGTAAGCCAACAAATAAAAGGACAATGGACCAAGCCCGTTGAAGTAGCCAATGGTATTCAGTCAGAAAAACTACGTTATCCTTGTTGGAATCCAGTTTTGTTTCAGATTCCGAAAGGAGATTTATTATTGTTTTATAAAGTAGGCCCCGACCCTATCAACTGGTGGGGTATGCTAAAGCGGTCGAAAGATGGAGGTAAAACATGGTCGAAACCCGAAAAACTCCCCGATGGAATTTTGGGGCCAATCAAAAATAAACCAGTACTCTTGGCCGATGGTACAATATTGTGCCCAACCAGTACCGAGCAAGATGGTTGGAAGGTGTATTTTGAATATAGCAAAGACCAAGGCCGTACGTGGCAGAAAACAGATTTTATCAATGATGGGAAAGAATGGATAGCGATTCAGCCAAGTGTGCTATTTCATAAAGACGGCCGATTGCAGATTTTGTGCCGAAGTCAAAACAACGCAGTTTTGAAAGCTTATTCGAGCGACAACGGACAACACTGGACTGCCCTGAGCAAAACATCATTGCCTAATCCTAACTCAGGTACAGATGCCGTTACGCTAAAAGATGGCAGTCATATTATTATCTATAATCATACCATTCGTTACGAAGGCAAATGGGGCGGGCCACGCTCACCTATCAATGTGGCAATATCGCCTGATGGAGAAAAATGGTATGCTTTGGCAACGCTCGAAACCGAGCCAGGAGAGTTTTCGTACCCAGCGGTTATCCAAACCAACGATGGCCTTGTGCATATTACTTATACTTGGAAACGCAAAACAGTGAAACATTTGGTATTAGATTTGAAAAAAATCAATAAAAAAGAAATCATAAATGGCAACTGGCCAAGTGGGGTGTAA
- the tig gene encoding trigger factor, giving the protein MNITLEKSSNVNAKLIVAVAEEDYKSQVEKTLKDYRKRANIKGFRPGMVPASVVQKMFGKSVLIDEINNLLGSSVQEYIKENKLNIVGDPMPIQEDQDAIDWNTQKEFTFSYELGLAGDFTVDFDALPAVASYEIQATEKELEETIENLKKQFAEQIHPDSVEDGDMLFGTFSQGEWSEKSAIPAKAIKDEAKAIFVGATKGATLTFDVDSVFVDEKSKGLATAKKGDDIAALTGEVSFTIEDITRAGVAELNQEFFDKVLGAGKVANEEEFRKELSVIIEANYKRESAYLLRIDAEKSLVENINIELPEEFLKQWLVKVNEGKFTLEEIEADFDAVKRDIRWNLIKNEIADKNEIKVDYPEVVEKTKEMVRGQFGMYGNAADPQMEEMIERIATGYLTDKSKKDNFMNMFNQVYADKIAAVIVDKVKVENKAIDVEEFKKLAGA; this is encoded by the coding sequence ATGAACATTACGCTCGAAAAAAGTAGCAACGTAAATGCCAAGCTTATCGTAGCTGTGGCTGAGGAAGATTACAAATCACAAGTTGAGAAAACACTAAAAGACTACCGTAAACGTGCAAATATCAAAGGTTTCCGTCCTGGTATGGTGCCAGCATCGGTGGTTCAAAAAATGTTTGGTAAATCAGTCTTGATTGACGAAATCAATAACTTGTTGGGTAGTTCTGTTCAGGAATATATCAAAGAGAACAAATTGAATATCGTTGGCGACCCAATGCCTATTCAAGAAGACCAAGACGCTATCGATTGGAATACTCAAAAAGAGTTTACATTCTCTTATGAATTAGGTTTGGCAGGTGATTTTACTGTTGATTTTGATGCTCTTCCTGCTGTAGCTTCTTACGAAATTCAAGCTACTGAAAAAGAATTAGAAGAAACAATTGAAAACCTTAAAAAGCAATTTGCTGAACAAATCCACCCAGATTCTGTAGAAGACGGCGATATGCTTTTCGGAACGTTCTCTCAGGGCGAATGGTCTGAAAAATCGGCAATCCCTGCAAAAGCTATCAAAGACGAAGCAAAGGCTATATTTGTAGGTGCTACTAAAGGAGCTACTTTGACTTTTGATGTTGACTCGGTATTTGTTGACGAAAAATCAAAAGGATTAGCTACAGCTAAAAAAGGCGATGATATTGCCGCTTTGACAGGTGAAGTTTCATTTACTATCGAAGACATCACTCGTGCTGGTGTAGCTGAATTGAACCAAGAGTTTTTTGATAAAGTATTAGGTGCTGGTAAAGTAGCTAACGAAGAAGAATTCAGAAAAGAACTTTCTGTAATTATTGAAGCTAATTACAAGCGTGAATCAGCTTATTTGTTGAGAATCGACGCTGAGAAATCACTTGTTGAAAATATCAATATCGAACTTCCTGAAGAATTTTTGAAACAGTGGTTGGTAAAAGTAAACGAAGGTAAATTTACGTTAGAAGAAATCGAAGCTGATTTTGATGCAGTAAAACGTGATATTCGTTGGAACTTGATTAAAAACGAAATCGCTGACAAAAACGAAATCAAAGTTGACTATCCAGAGGTAGTTGAAAAAACTAAAGAGATGGTACGTGGTCAGTTTGGTATGTACGGAAACGCTGCCGACCCTCAAATGGAAGAAATGATTGAGCGTATCGCAACAGGTTATTTGACTGACAAGAGCAAGAAAGATAACTTCATGAATATGTTCAACCAAGTATATGCAGACAAAATCGCTGCTGTTATTGTTGACAAAGTAAAAGTTGAGAATAAAGCAATTGATGTTGAAGAATTCAAAAAATTGGCTGGAGCATAA
- a CDS encoding helix-turn-helix domain-containing protein: MGNANIAENIRKARLLKGYSQENVADMLGISTTAYGDIERNKTALTIQRANDLAKILDLPLQTLLADTVTLPAITTVIEPPVLDNELIRLQNENEQLQEKVFKLQLEANYWREKFEERVLIEAYRMLKHQQREPIGF, translated from the coding sequence ATGGGAAATGCTAACATCGCCGAAAACATTAGAAAAGCTCGACTGCTAAAAGGGTATTCGCAAGAAAATGTAGCTGATATGTTAGGCATATCTACTACAGCTTATGGCGATATAGAAAGGAATAAAACAGCTCTTACCATTCAGCGAGCCAATGATTTGGCCAAAATTTTGGACTTACCCCTACAAACACTTTTGGCCGACACTGTAACCTTGCCTGCTATTACAACGGTGATTGAACCTCCTGTGCTCGACAACGAACTTATAAGGCTACAAAATGAAAATGAACAGCTACAAGAAAAGGTTTTTAAACTACAATTAGAAGCGAACTATTGGCGAGAAAAGTTTGAGGAAAGAGTACTGATTGAGGCCTACCGTATGCTCAAGCATCAGCAACGTGAACCAATAGGTTTCTAA